The region TCCCCATTTACAAGACTGAAAAGATATAGCCTTTGGTTTGTAATGTGAACCATTTCTTTATTCAACTTGATTTCTCAAACATGATTCAAAGGCATATGTCTTAGCACCATCTTGTGGAGAAAGACACAGGGGAGCAATGTCAGTATTAAAGGAGTaatctgggattggtacatcGAGATCTACATCAACAGTATATTTTGTCAGGAGGACCTTGAACATGGGTACATCAATAATTAATCTCTTAGCTGAGTAGTATTGATAAATCttgggaaaaaaaatatatatattttttattcagaCAGTGAATGGGTGTGTCCCAATAGTATCTAATTTCTCCTGAAGTGTTCACTACTTCCCACAAGCATTAGATAGGTGGCGGCGTGGGCTAGTGCCATTTCCACCATATTTCTTTCAAatcagtgaagggaagtgaacaactgCACACTTTAGGAGGAAGGATAGATAAGTAGATAATATAATTGGAACATACTGTAGCTCTTGTCAACGACCGCAGCAAGTGACATCAGATTGGAGGAGCCGTTTGAAACCACAAAGCCCAAGTGATGGTTTTTCACTCATATCTTTATCTCTGCTCCAAATGACTACAATTATCTACAGGTTCAATAGAGGACACATCAGAATCATCATAGAAATGTCTCTAGTATCTGTTGTCATTATTTACTTACTTTATTTAAGTAAGTGTCTGTCCATCACTTACAGTAATTTTGTTCCTACAAATTCAACCTGGTCAAAGAGCAAATGGAAATGACTAGAGGGAAATAGTTCCTGTCTGAATTTAAGTCTATGATTGATGCAAATATTGTGGACACGTATTTGCTTTTAAGTTCTGCTAATGTATTTTTGTCTCAGTGTGTTGATGTTGTGATTTTTGTCTTTGCAGTGTCAGTGGCAGGGCAGAAATTGGACCAGGAGATTTCATGGACTAAGAAAAAGGGAGAGGGTGTCTCCTTCAGCTGCAAAAACAATGATCAGTGTGGAACGTATGTCTACTGGTACCAGAAGAAAGACGGAGAAACTTTTACCTTGATTCTCGGCATCCAAAAGCATAACTGCGCTTTTTATGCATTTTACAACCATCCTCAAAAGGATGATTTCTCATCTATGAGAAATAACAGATGTGATCTGAAGATCCAGTTAGTTAAAGTGTCCCATTCTGCCACCTACTACTGTGCCTGCTATCAGGCTGGGGGAACCCACAGTGAGAACTGATCCACACACCCTGTTCAAAAACTCTGTGGTTTTAATCAAGCTCTGAATTAATGGAagagaataaaaaaaaattgcactgcACGGAGTGACATAATTAGAGGAACTGTTTGAAATGACACTCCCAGCTGGTGTTTCCACTCTCATCTTCAATCGACTCTATGATACAAACCACACTTTAGTAAAGATCTGTGAAACCAATTACATTTTCAGTGATCATTTATCTTTCATAATCATATTGTTCAATGTTATCATTTTATATAGCTTTTGATTTTCTCAATTCTTAAGCACATATTCACTGAACATAGAATGTGGTATAACAACATTCACATTTTTTCTGGGCAAGTGGTTCATCCAAATGTATCCAGATATTTAAATGAAGTAACTTTTCTGCAAGTTTTTAGTGATCCATTTCTGTTTTGCAGAGGCTGCTTCAGGACAGTGGCTGCAATGTGACCAAATAtcagagactaggagagagagacatattgtCTCCTTCAGCTGCAAAGTTACTGGTCGGTGTGTAGGTAACTTTGTCTACTGGTACCGGAAGAGAGAGGGTGAACCCTTCACTTGGAATCTAGGCATTGATTTTGAGGATTGTCAccccatatcaaatcaaatgttattgatcaagtacacatggttaacagatgttaatgcgagtgtagtgaaaagcttgtgcttctagttccgacagttcagtaatatctaacaagtaatcaaacaatttcccaacaactacctaatagaCACTCATCTAAATGgctgaatgagaatatgtacagtacatttaaatatatgaatgagcaatggccgagcggcattgcaaaggtgcaatagatggtataaaatacagtatatgcatatgatatgagtaatgtaagacatgtaaatattattaaagtggtattatttaaagtgccattgtttaaagtgactagtgacccatttattaaagtggccagtgattggttctcaatgtaggcagcagcctctctgagattgtgatggctgtttagcagcgtgatggccatgagatagaagctgttttccagtctctctgtcccagctttgatgcacctgtactgacctcaccttctggatggtagcggtatgaacaggcagtggctcgggtggttgttgtccttgatgatctttttggccttcctatgacatcggAGCtctaggtgtcatggagggccgGTAGTatttcccccggtgatgctttgtgcagaccgcaccaccctcttgagagccttgcagttgcgggcagtgcagtttccgtaccaggctgtgatacagcccgacaggatgctcccGATTgtccatctgtaaaagtttgtcagggttttgggtgacaagccaaatttcttcagtctcctgagattGAAAAGGCgctattgcgccttcttcaccacactgtctttgtgggtggaccatttcagtttgtccgtgatgtgtacgccgaggaacctaaaactttccaccttctccattgctgtcccttcgatgtggaaaGGGGGttactccctctgctgtttcctgaagtccacgatcatctcctttgttttgttgacattgagtgagaggttgttttcctgacacaatACTCAgtgccctcatctcctccctgtaggctgtctcgtcattgttggtaatcaagcccactactgttgtgttgtctgcaaacttgatgtttGAGTTGGAAagatgcatggccacgcagtcgtggttgaacagggagtgcaggagggtgctgaacacgcacccttgtggggccccagtgttgagtgtcagcgaagtggagatgacccaattgcacagggtggggttgagacccagggcctccagcatGATGACgaccttggagggtactatggtgttgaaggatGAGCTGtggttaatgaacagcattcttacataggtattcctcgtgtccagatgggataggttagtgtgcagtgtgatggcgattgcatcgtcctgttggggctgtatgcaaactgaagtgggtcaaggtggaggtgatatgatccttgactagtctctcaaagcagttcataatgacagaagtgagtgccatGGGGtgttagtcatttagttcagtttcttcagcctcctgatgttgaagaggcgctgctgcgccttcttcaccactctgtctgtgtgggttgaccaattcagtttgtccgtgatgtgtacgccgaggaacttaacttactaccctctctactattgtcccgtcgatgtggataggggggttctccctgtttcctgtttcctgaagtccacgatcatcttctaagttttgttgatgttgagtgtgaggttattttcctgacaccacactccgagggccctcaccacctccctgtaggccgtctcatcgttgttggtcaatctgctccaccacagccaggtcgatgagaatgggggcgtgctcggtcttccttttcctgtagtccacaaccatctcctttgtcttgatcacattgagggagagattgttgtccttgcaccacatggtcaggtctctgacctccttcctataggctgtctcatcgttgtcggtgatcaggcctaccactgttttgtcatcagcaaacttaatgatggtgctggagtcgtgcctggccatgcagtcatgagggaACATGAAGTGCAGgagggggactgagcacgcacccctgagtgcccccgtgttgaggatcagcgtggcggatgtgagGTTACCTACCTTTACCCCCTGGAGACGGCCTGttaggaagtccagaatccagttgcaagtgaggtgtttagtcccagggtccttagcttagtgatgagctttgagggcactatggtgaaCACTGAGCTGcaatcaatgaatagcattctcacataggtgttatttttgtccaggtgtgaaagggcagtttggagtgccaaagagattgcatcatctgtggatctgttgtagcgatatgcaaattggagttggtGTAGGGTAtctgggataatggtattgatgtgagccatgaccagcctttcaaagcatttcattgcTACAAACAAGAGTGCTACAGGTCTGAAGGCATTTAGGTAGGCTACCTTAGTGTTCTGGGGCACaagaactatggtggtctgcttgaaacatgttggtgttacagacacagacagggagaggttgaaaatgtcagtgaagacacttgccagttggtcagcgcatgctcggagtacacgttctggtaatccgtctggcccttgaccttgtgaatgttgacctgttttaaggtcttactcaAATCAGCTTTGAAAAGCATGATCatacagtcgtctggaacagctgatgccctcatgcatgtttcagtgttacttgcctcgaagcgaacatagaagttatttagttcatctggtaggcttgtgtcactgggcagctctcggctgtgcttccctttgaagtctgtaatagtttgcaagccctgccacatccgacgagagtcggagccggtgtagtacgatttgatcttagtcctgtattgcctGTTTAATAGTttgttggagggcatagcaggatttcttataagcttccgggttagagacCCGCTCTTTGAAATCGGCAGCTcttccctttagctcagtgcgaatgttgcctgtaatccacggcttctggttggagtatgtacgtatagtcactgtgggggcgacgtcatcgatgcacttattgatgaagccagtgactgatgtggttttctcctcaatgccatcagaagaatcccggaacatattccaatccgTCCTAGAAatacagtcctgtagtttagcatctgcttcatctgaccacttttttattgaccgattcactggtgtttcctgctttcatttttgcttataagcaggaatcaggagaatattattatggtcagatttgccaaatggatggcgagggagagctttgtacgtgtctctgtttATTGCAcattttaacatgctgatagaaattaggtaattgctgttctgatgtccagaagctctattcggtcataagagacggaaGCAGTAAAATGATGTACCAAAAAAGTTACGAAAAGCatgaaaaaataaacaaaatagccatcctctccggcgccttggaatacatccacaggtacacctccaattgactcaaatgatgtcaattagcctaacagaagcttctaaagccatgacatcattttctggaattttccaagctgtttattaacagtcaacttagtgtatgtaaacttctgattagaattgtgatacagtgttgGTACATGTAGTTCATTTATTTATGTATGTAATTCATTGTTTACTTGAATATAGACAGTAAAGCTGGATATGAAACAAATGTTGTGGGACATCACGATTCAACAGACTACCTCTGAAGTCTGACAGCTTGTGTGTGATGTCCCTTTGAAGAAGACTGTAAATGTTATTGTTTCTCTTGAAAATCAGACAACAATTGTGTACAAAACCCCAAAGTGACGGTCTACCCAACATCCAAACCTGAGCCAAACGCCTTCTGTGTCTGGCTAGAGACATGTTTCCAGATTTCATGGAAGACAGTGGATGAAAATGGCCAAACAGCAGAGGTACccaaaacagagagggaagagctggagcagagagaggaaggacggaCAAACAGTATGATCATCATTAATAAAGACAAGACATACAGGAACAAATACGGCTGTTCTGTGGAGCATGAAGGGGACCCTCAAGATGTTGACATACCAGAAGGTAAAgacaatctttgaaattgttttacATTAGTATGTATTATTCATGTAATATTTATTCATGTATATGTTTATATGAGTAGGCAGTCATGTAATCCGAAAATGGCATAATACCTTTTCAAAGTAAAAAAAGAGAGTACGCCCAGCCTTCATAAAAATTGGTCTGACCCTTGGTAATTGCACAGGAAGGTTGTGATGTTAGTTTTGCGTAACTATTAGGCTATCCCTGACAGTAGCCTACATAATGCTCTGAAAAAAACTATTATTTAATAT is a window of Oncorhynchus mykiss isolate Arlee chromosome 11, USDA_OmykA_1.1, whole genome shotgun sequence DNA encoding:
- the LOC110536623 gene encoding uncharacterized protein LOC110536623, with amino-acid sequence MTTIIYRFNRGHIRIIIEMSLVSVVIIYLLYLMSVAGQKLDQEISWTKKKGEGVSFSCKNNDQCGTYVYWYQKKDGETFTLILGIQKHNCAFYAFYNHPQKDDFSSMRNNRCDLKIQLVKVSHSATYYCACYQAGGTHKSDNNCVQNPKVTVYPTSKPEPNAFCVWLETCFQISWKTVDENGQTAEVPKTEREELEQREEGRTNSMIIINKDKTYRNKYGCSVEHEGDPQDVDIPEEKTN